In Myxococcus xanthus, the genomic window CCGGCGCGGATTTCCATCCGCGTCCGTCGCCGTGGGTTGTGCCGCCACCACCGCCGCCAGGAGCAGTGCGAGCGTCATGGACGGGCCTCGACCTGGAGCGACACGGCCGCATGCGCCACGCCCGGCGGGGTGCTGGCGAGCGACAGACAGGCCGCGGGCATCGGCGCGGCGCGGCACTCCGGACGCAGCGTGCTCAACCAGTCCCGAACCGTGTCGAGCCGCAGCGGTGTCTCCGAATACAGCGCGTGCACCACGAAATCCCCCTGGGTGACCTGGAACAACGGGGCGGGCTGCGCGGTGGCCAACTCGCCGCTCTGCAGGCCCGCTTGTGGCCAGAGTGCCTCCACCAGTTTCTCGCTGTCCATGACGACGACCAGCGCATAGCGCTGGCCTCCGCTCCTGAGTCGGAGCGCAACTTCGTCGCCCTCCTGGAGCAGGGGATTCACCGCGCCGTCCTTCAGCCGGAGCAGCTCCACGTGGGGAGGTCCCTTCACCCGCATGCCCAGGAGGGGAGGCGGCGTCTCGGGGCCGGCGGGCGTGGTCTCGGGGACCTCCGTCATCGAGCCTCGGACGACCACCACCGTCGCCAGCGTGGCCAGGATGGGGACGAGCATCCACCGGGCGAACCACGGCGTGGCGCGCTCCTGAGGGAGGGCCGCCGCCTCGGACAGGACGTGGGCCCGGACGCGGGAGAAGTGCGCCCGGGGCCGAATCTCCTCCGCGTGCGTCCGCAGCTGCTCCAGCCGCGCACGGCAGGTGGTGCAGTGCGTCAGGTGTGGCGGCTGCGCGCCGCCCGCGACCACCTCGTCCAAGACGAGGTCCGACAGGTGTTCACTCATCCGGCACCTCTTCGAATCCCCTCGGGCTCACCCAGCGCGCGGGCCAGGGCGCTGATGCGCTGGACGTCGCGGACAATGGTCTTCCGGGAGAGCCCCAGGACCTGGGCAATCTCCTCCTGGGACATCCCGTCCAGGTAGTGCAGCGTCGCCACCGTGAGGGCCCGCTCGTCCAGCTCGCGCGCCAGCTTCATCAGGAAGTCGCGGCACTCGGTGGCGGCGAGCGCGTCCACAGCGCCTTCGCTTCCGGCATCCTCCGGGGCGACATCCCGCAGGGCCCGGGTGCGGAGCATGTTGAGGCAGACGTTGGTCGTCACCCGGTAGATGAACGTCATCGGCCGGGCCTCCCGCCGGAAGGCGGCGGCGGATTGGAGGACGCGGATGCAGGACTCCTGCACCGCGTCCCAGGCGTCCGCCTCCCGCTGAAGCAAGGCGAAGGCCCTCCGGTACATGCCAGGGGCATACCGGTCGTACAGGTCCTGGAGCTCCTTGGGGCTCAACCCGGGTGGCATCTTCGCCACCTTGGACACGGGCCCTGGGAAAACTGGGACATTTCCCGTGCGAAAATCGTCCCGTGCCTCAGGGCGCCTCCGCCGCCGTCAGGGGGGCGTCGCCCCCGTCATGGACTGAAGCAGCGTCACCAGCGCACGCTTCTCCTCGTTCGTCAGCTCCAGCGGCACCATGGTCACCGTCTTCTGACCCACGAAGCTGCCGGCCGCATCGCCGCCCTCGTTGTAGAAGTCGATGA contains:
- a CDS encoding RNA polymerase sigma factor, whose translation is MSKVAKMPPGLSPKELQDLYDRYAPGMYRRAFALLQREADAWDAVQESCIRVLQSAAAFRREARPMTFIYRVTTNVCLNMLRTRALRDVAPEDAGSEGAVDALAATECRDFLMKLARELDERALTVATLHYLDGMSQEEIAQVLGLSRKTIVRDVQRISALARALGEPEGIRRGAG